The Vanessa atalanta chromosome 18, ilVanAtal1.2, whole genome shotgun sequence DNA window caatatggaaaaaaaaaattaagacttcAATTTTGTTGGTAAATGaagtatttcattaattttctaatcTATAATAGCAGCTATTCTTTTCTACATGTACTCtacaataaattttcaataaattttttttgcttAGACGGTTGTTCAGGAAGAACCGAGATGGGGTGATAATTTTGTGTAGTGCTAAATATATGTCAGAAAACACTACTGGTGTAACTGTACAAGACAGCGATCACcacaaaatcataatttatgtaagtattatttgtattttttgtgttatttaattgtattattttaataaaaattatgatcatTTACATACTTGATATAATGTCTTAGATAGTAGAGTAGACAAGATAAGTAGTGATTCTTTCAATTTCTTATCTATAAATTGTATAGCtgcaataatattacttaagcataaaataatttcatggtaaaaaatatataaaaactattcaaGTTACATCTATTTATagactaattataataaaatggtgAATTCTTAATGGTTCGTTAGTTCTTTTTAACaatcttttcattttattaagagTATTGATTTATAGAGAGCACATTTTGAACTAagttcaaataaagaataaagaaaGCTTCTCTCGTTCGCCTATTTCTTTGTCCTTGTgttatatttgcaaatataacatgactgtattattATACCATATTGATAAAGTATATATGGATAGATTGTTctagtatataaaatgttagtgTACTATTTCTATGTACAGGCTagatgatataataatttattagtttcaaattaaacaatttcaatcaaaaatacTTTCAATACTTGGTATGCTAAAGTTTTTTCCACGAAATATGCTCCCAAAGTAAATTGCCCTTATGCAGTCATTGGTTATTTCTAAGGATTGTCTAATTAATTAATCCTTACACATCGACTGATGAGGAGTGAATGTTTTGTTTCTTTGGAGTTCAACATGTAGTTTGGACTTTTTATTCTACTTACTATTCTGTTAATTTAGTGGCatgttaacttttttattgaattattatttaatttttacaggtAAAACCCAATGAACAAGTAACATTTTCATTCAGCATTCAAAATGATATGAAGAATGAGGATTTACTGGTGATAGGTGTTCAACTAGCTCACCCGCAGCCACAATTTACAATGTCCAAACATCCCTTCATTTTTGGAAAAGATCCCAATATTTTGATGAaaagtaagtacatatatttatatttttttctttaagttgTTGATTAATTTTGAGAGTTATTGTGATAGgtggtacatttttttattagttgatGCAATATACCTTGCTGCCGTTACCTACTTTGTATgggtaaaatttaatatcaagtaCCCTTTGCTAATCCTTCCCATTAAATTGGTAtttccaaaaatttttttttacattttttttcttaaaacaatgatatttaaattgtagcaaattttaaaatgttatttttatcacttatattgaaaaaaaacctGTGCATTGGTAACTTGCCTTATGATAAAAGTAAGATAAGTTTTGAGTACATTGTTCAATGCTATCAAACAAATATGTAATTCAAAAGGTTTAGATGAGTCAactctttgtatatatattaatattattttatcagaaaTGTGCAATAGTTTTCACTCttactatttacaattattttatgtattgttataatttttagttttcttatcaaatacatgttattttttttatttttttattactattgtatTATCTGATGATCTGATGTTGCCTGTTTTTTTGCATGAAGTGCaataaagtatacatatttaattaattgaaatataagttGGGTTTCTTGTAGTATcttgtaaaaactatttttcgttttatataattacatttagttttatGACTCAATGTTAGAGTTTTAGCAAGTTTTAAGAATATGttctttaaatagttatttattattgaaaaatatgcaCATTTCctaaaaatcatatattcatAGTAAGTCTCAAAGGAAATTTGTTTATAAGTGTATGTATAAGTTCCTTGTATTTGTTTACAGAAGAGTAGTtcttttttaactatttcttttatatgtGTATGACTTTTGACTATATTACTTATTGTCACCATGCTCGCACTATATCTTGCTATTGATATAATGTACTGTATATGTTATTCTCACAGAATCGTCTATAAAGGAAGATGTTAGTGTCAATTTTAAAGCAGTGGATATTGGACAGTACGAGATGCCTATAATGTTTACTTTTCATAGAAGAAGTGAtgagaaaaacttaatattcaTACGTGAAATGGTGAGTGTACTTATCACATTTAGTAATGGAAAATATATGGattatttgtaaagaaatactgttatcaaaatattcatttaaatactacatacatactgtaaagggccatattgatctatatgtGTTTAAGGTACTTATTGGATAAGGctaaatgctgtattgcttaaaattgcttcgtaaatatgccattatttctcgtaaaaaattaaggaaaaaaaaatgttattgtgggttatccctaagagatagacatttACCATAACGGACTTTTTTgaaaacctttttaaggtgtacagtaCTGTAggaaattattttgatctatctcgtagggttgtcagcatttgcaatgttagcgcaaaaaaatgtgtttattaacgacatcactttagaaacctctaaaataatcagtttctctactatattgtgcatggattatacatataaacattccaTGTGAGGGAGAGTTATTGCGATGTGAATATCAATAAGCAGTTAATACgatttatcatcaggtggcctatttgccagtcgACCTttctatactaaataaaaaaaataataacttgaaaAAACTTATTGAACACACTTtagcaataaatacaaaagataatttaacttagtcaaaactatatataaatggaaTTGATATTgtgatagttatttataatattttaatttacaggtAGTCCTGGTACAAGAGGAGTTTTTATTACTAGGAAGTAACAAAAGTCCATACACTTCTTCAAATTGGGAGAAAGCTGAGCATTTCGTCGAGTCAACTAcacatgtgtatgtatatattttttgagtgACTCGGTAACATGATGGTCATTGGTACGGAATAATAGatcaatctaaatatttttaagataaattatattactagtTATTTGACGTAATTtgtagttttgtatttatttaaatgtcccTAAAATATCAAGTGAGATAAGAGCAACAAGTCGTTATTTACTAtttcattactttaaaataaacattgataccacataataattcattaataggCCTTATcaagttaaatacaaaattccaaagctattgaaaattttactGCCCCGCGGTCTTGACGAGAGGGCTTTGGAGGAATTGAAAGAGTCTCCTGAAAATCTAATGAAGTTGAGGAAACTATTAATATCTACCaggtaaagtttttaaaaaattttttttgccatacatatatacataataaataatctataaggAACTATTAATAAGATAACATAGTCTATAAGTTAATAATCTTACTcaactatattataaagttgACTTCAATGAGATGAAATATCTTATAGTTCAGTATGTATAAAAGAAAGTAAGGTCAGCCAGACGCTTGTTATGCCAGCAGGTACCATGTATGTGTAGATTTGATCTTAATagcaaatgttttattaagagaacaaaaatatataaaacttcctcCAATCATGATTtcaatgtacaaattattgtatatatactgAAAACAATCCAAATCAATTTGAATTTTTGGTTACTATTTTAGCCTTGTTAAAGTTGTTAGAGTTCTTAGCATTGAATACaacatatatttctaatataataacagtgttattaattcaattattcaatGCATCAAACGGATCAGGAAGTGATAAATTATGTGATAAGCTCATCCATTTTTagtgttttaatttgttattgtggACTTTTCGATGGGaatattcatgtatatttttcaatttattttataaattaaaggtcCTCTTTGtaaaaataggtttatttactataaaacttattaaagttgtatattatgtataagaaaaGAGAAAAACGTCTTCAGGCCTTTGTCTAGAAGTTGGATATTTActgtctgttgttttttttatatataaagtactatATCATTATATCACCTTATCATTTTTAGAGCAATATTTGATGAAGGACCAACAAAAAACAACTACATGTTATACTTTCACCATTTGCTCTGGTGGGAGGAAATTATTTCCAGAATTAATTTAAGGGTGAGTTATGTTACTtcttattaaaacaatgtaCTTAAAAAAGTGTTcttatatattcaaatcaacCATGTTTGTCTAGTAGTtcataaggctgcagatcctaATGTCCTGAGTTCAAATTCTGGTTCAAAATCAGTCAGAAGGACATCATCACTATCGAAAAGCTTATAATTATAGTCAATTTGAGTAAGtggagtaaagataaataacaatCACTGACATGAAATTGTTTGGTCAATACctaaatatctaaatttgtttacataatctgtggtattaaatattatttatgaattattaataaatatgaattagtcttaaacaaaaatgttataacaGAGTTCCAGTAAGTAGAGggataattatattcaattaatgagCCAATTtgaattgcaataaaataagtttttatgttggttgttttttttttgtaatataatttctattacatatttcaattgagtttatttttattatgcctGCATGTTATGCAttatagctttattttttttttttcagaaatataatatgGCAGGTGTTCAAATTGAACAAAGAGGAGATGTTTTTGTGCTGGAAGTGCCCGGTTTGGCTGAGAAAAGACCGTCGCTACTAAGAGGTAACTAAAATCTATGTCTTATGTGTTTTGTCATTATACTATGCGTTTGGAAAcgctgtattttaaatttaatgagatAATCAACACAATTATCACATTacgttgaattttattttattgttacatgtCTGATGGTTTCTATCATAGTAACATCATTATCGTACAGATGGCGCAAGAGTCGTATCGACTACTTCTATAACAGATGCCTACGCGGAACGTTATAAAATAAGGCGCACGCGTAATGCAGGGGCGaactaaataaatacctattttgAGAGTTGTTAAGGAGAATGATGATGACGTTTTTTCGGCTTTGCACGATCGTCGCGTTCGATATGTTTTTCTTGCATGCACatcaaaactaaaaattacattcacTAGTTATTACATAATTGAATGAGATAAAGTGAGTCATGTAAAACGCACTAGTATATAAATGGTTATGGTGTTTGTTATTTAGTATCCTTTTTTATGGTGAAAGTcggcagacgagcaaataggccaccttatggtaagtgggcaccgccgtccatagacaatggcgctgtaagaaatattaaccatttattatatcgccaatgcaccaccaactttgggaactaaaatattatgttccttgtgcctgtagtagctatactggttcactcatccttcaaaccggaatacagcaATACTGGGTAATGCTGTTAGGCGGTAGCTTATATCTTGTAGATTCttaagtgatttatttatgtttcattttcCAGGCGATCGGGTTTTCATCCGCCCAGCGACAGCTCAGAATGTGATATTCGAAAGTGTCATCAAGGATATTGATGACTGCCATATTCACTTGTCTAATATTGATCAATCGTGAGTACTCCGATTctcaaattataaaagttttatgtcgATTCGAATACCTTAAAATCGGAGGACGCGacattaaaacatacaaatcaTCATCATCGATCATCGATACAATTCGGAATGAGGTAAATAACTCGAGTGAAACATATTTTCGAAACGATTTCAGGTTCGCGCTGTGCTACAGCGCGGGCGCCACGTACGACGTGCGCTTCCTGATGTCGCGCGTGCCCGTGGAGCGCATGCACGAAGCCGTGTCGGCGCTGTTCAGCAGCAAGCAGGAGAGCCGCGTGTTCCCCCGccccgcgccgcgcgcgccgccgctcCGCGCGCTCGCCAAGTGAGTCGCGCCCCCCTCGCCCGACAGCGTTACCGGCGGGATTGATTCACTAATCGATAAATCGATTCGCGATTCGAACCCCCTGTTCCACTTACTTTTGccattactaatatattaaatctactAACGATCGCACCgcaatttgtttttgttaggTTTTATAACCCACTAATATCTGGCAATGCGGAACAAAAGTCGGCGGTGGAGCACATCGTGGCCGGCACTTCGGGCTTGGCGCCTTACATCGTGTTCGGGCCGCCGGGAACTGGAAAAACTATGACTATTGTCGAAGCTATCATCCAGGTATAGTGAAATCGTTGTTTTTACCAATAAAATGATCTCAAGTATCGTTAGCTTCAAACATCAACATTTTAGCTATACAATATTCCGATTTAAATGGCGAGTGAGTcaatgtatactctattccaaccataacaggaaaaaagccaaataaacaacatttaacagcaaattgacgtgatatcattggtcgagagcttgactAATCTATGACATTCATTCACATATGGATTTGcgtaaaaatggcgttttgaagaaacatttaacatttaagaaaaaaaaaagatgaatagtgaataaaatttaagtacacAATTATAATGTACCAACGTACATTACAATGTACAATAGTCCGCTTAATAGTTGTTGAAAACATTCACACTTTCGCACacattaatttttcttataatttacaGCTGGTAGTGCGTAATACGAAAAATCGCATTATGGTGTGCACTGACTCCAACATGGCGGCGGACCACATTGCTCTGACGTTAATGCAGTACAACAAAAAGCTAAACATAAGCAACTTCCTCCTTAGAGCCAACTCGCAGTCTAGAGAATGGTATGCACTTGACTTCCTGCCGATATCAATCCGTAGAGTAAATATAGCCTATAGAGactttaatttgaaattctCGGCCTTGCATTTAGACTTTTAAATTCTTTATGGCATTAGTAAATTCGTTTCAAAATAATTGCCTCGGGCAGCCCTTACAACATCTACCGATTCAGACAGTGATTGTTATATCTGCTGGGCCTACACGGCACTAATGCGAGTGTACACGCGACAGGAGCGTGATGCCGCCAGCACTGGCGGGCGTGTCCAACGGCACGAGCTACGAGAGCTTCTTCTCCGTCAGCAACGTGCACGTATCCAGTTACAGGATCTTCGTCACCACGCTACTGCACGCTGCCAAATACGGATCGTGAGTTTCCTTTAAAATACaccttgaatttttattatattttttacgtcaCCGGCGGACATAAATTTATCACAACTGACTTTCTTTTTAgagatataaagttataaatgatggttatattatataaactgcaAATTAATATGTCCatacaataaatcaatttaCACAAAACATTATCATCCTAATCCGTACTATATCCATTGGGATAAGTCCTTTTGCAATGGAACCAATTGACGCTTGTCGGCAAAGTTAGTAGTTACCACCatagtgaatatttttaaatcttcatcAAAAATAATTGTGGATTTGAAAATACTTGTACATTCTAAGACAAAGAAAATTTTAGACGTTGGTTTTTACCATCGGTACGTTTTTACttatattgatttgttttacgttcttttttgtacattatttttataatcacaagcattttatttatactagtttCCGCATGCATGCATGTAATACCGAGACTGATGACTAACTGACCAACATCTGAAACAGGATGAGGAGCCAAGCGGCGTACAAATTGCAAATGACGCATCTGTTCATCGACGAGGCGGCGCAAGCGTCGGAGCCGGCCACGCTGGTGCCCGTGACGGGGCTGCTGGCGCCCAACGGTCACCTCGTGCTGGCCGGCGACCCGCAGCAGCTCGGCCCCGTCTGCATCTCCAAGGAGGCGACAGAGAGAGGGCTAGGTGAGAGTACTACGTCGCCATTCATCAATCTTCGTTattactttagtatttttttaattttgtaatattccaATAACAGAagacgaaaatataaaaaatcttagaaTCTATTAATCCgtgcgatttaaaaaaattatatgttatacaacagtttccaatatatatatatataattttactaatcaTACAATACTATccactttactttttactttacttccaaagttcgaTAACAACTTCGACGACATTCAAAATGCAATGTTTTCACCGATTCCTAATGATTCCTAATTCCATAGATAAttttagatctcgaccaatgttGCCATGTTAAATCTAAGAATTGATTTTAGAGTTTTGTACCCATAGGGTAAAACGGATCTTATTACTAAGATTCCGCTGTCCGTCCTAAATTCGTGTCTGTTGTATGGGACAACAGACacgaatttatttactattttttttataaataatgttacgaAACCCTTTGCGCGCatattattcatacatttaatGATTGCCACCAGGTCAGTCGCTACTAGCACGGTTGAAGCAAACACACGAAAACCTTTACACAGATCCAAACTATATAACGATGCTTGTCAAAAACTTCCGATCGCATCCGGATATTTTGGCAATACCAAATGAATTGTTTTACGATAATAGTTTGGAAGTAAGTATGTTCAGCATTCGTGtatctttttcttattttgaatacaagaaaatatgtaaatattttttctttcccttcctatctatattataaaaaagacttATACATAAGAATACAAAGAGATAGATTATAAGTATAGTGATAGGGATAGATTATGTTTTAAGACAACATTAAGAGTTAATAGTAATCCCAAAAAATTTTTTATCGAA harbors:
- the LOC125071152 gene encoding putative helicase mov-10-B.1; the encoded protein is MFCEVCGIVDEHYDENALVFHKDTPKHLCNLILLNYKHKKRLFRKNRDGVIILCSAKYMSENTTGVTVQDSDHHKIIIYVKPNEQVTFSFSIQNDMKNEDLLVIGVQLAHPQPQFTMSKHPFIFGKDPNILMKKSSIKEDVSVNFKAVDIGQYEMPIMFTFHRRSDEKNLIFIREMVVLVQEEFLLLGSNKSPYTSSNWEKAEHFVESTTHVPYQVKYKIPKLLKILLPRGLDERALEELKESPENLMKLRKLLISTRAIFDEGPTKNNYMLYFHHLLWWEEIISRINLRKYNMAGVQIEQRGDVFVLEVPGLAEKRPSLLRGDRVFIRPATAQNVIFESVIKDIDDCHIHLSNIDQSFALCYSAGATYDVRFLMSRVPVERMHEAVSALFSSKQESRVFPRPAPRAPPLRALAKFYNPLISGNAEQKSAVEHIVAGTSGLAPYIVFGPPGTGKTMTIVEAIIQLVVRNTKNRIMVCTDSNMAADHIALTLMQYNKKLNISNFLLRANSQSREWSVMPPALAGVSNGTSYESFFSVSNVHVSSYRIFVTTLLHAAKYGSMRSQAAYKLQMTHLFIDEAAQASEPATLVPVTGLLAPNGHLVLAGDPQQLGPVCISKEATERGLGQSLLARLKQTHENLYTDPNYITMLVKNFRSHPDILAIPNELFYDNSLEPLAALDPLSDKNILGSEGREGAVVFHAVHSREQRMGNAPSYFNEKELEMLKRYTKALIEKHQVSPKDIGIIAPYIRQVYKMKGWLTSENYKEIEVGTVESFQGKEKRVILVSTVRANCRLLDYDAKYGLGFLVDDKRYNVTLTRAKAKLIIIGNPTCLTRDVKWRKYMDYCRQKNSYYGHETQQIERSSALLTEIARSRFDKCRLSDFLMPKIETVTKKNKK